The following is a genomic window from Pirellulales bacterium.
TTCGACGCTTGCACCGAGAAGATTCTCGGGCTGGGAGTCTCCGCCACGCTCATCGATGTCGAGCATCTCTTCGATGGTCGGTCGCTGTTCTTCTATTTCCTTGGCGTGGTGCCGCCGGAATTGGAATCGCTGGCCGGCGAACTGGCGCAAGCCTACGATGCAGCCGCCGAATTCGGCCGCTTTGCCGACACGCTGGCGACCGGTTGCGGCCCGGGCTGCGGAACCGACGAAGCGAGCGGCGGCGGCTGTTCGAGCTGCGCAGCCGGCTGCGCCGTCGCGGGAGCATGCAGCACCCGAAAGCATTGAAACAAGGGGCGAGGGGTGAAGGGTGAGTAAGACGTCGCGGGAGGATGCAGCACCC
Proteins encoded in this region:
- a CDS encoding PSP1 C-terminal domain-containing protein, which encodes MWRNHLVRVGAMGHVGRFTAVDAVGYPRGRKVVLRTARGLEIGEVLGAANDAAGPTQPDGSILRAMTVEDQLLEARLEKNRQAAFDACTEKILGLGVSATLIDVEHLFDGRSLFFYFLGVVPPELESLAGELAQAYDAAAEFGRFADTLATGCGPGCGTDEASGGGCSSCAAGCAVAGACSTRKH